The Georgenia faecalis genome includes a window with the following:
- a CDS encoding GNAT family N-acetyltransferase: MQRHLFLRAHAHRWDEERAWETPDATLLRVRREGTAREPGRPAARVQLVGTGRPDALAELLVQAAADAGGPASAMLTRGTWALVPPEVRARYALVTGRGWDWMWSTTPPAPQPGEDRVAPMGTGREDEVRACLAVAYPETSADPGDQALAWWGYRDEDGLLRGVVAVHAPDDGGIHLSGLGTDQRWRRRGVASAMMAAVTRWGLTQRPYVHYGIWADNDAARRVYTRLGYRVGHEVENLAPEG; encoded by the coding sequence GTGCAGCGGCACCTGTTCCTGCGCGCCCACGCGCACCGCTGGGACGAGGAGCGCGCCTGGGAGACGCCGGACGCGACCCTGCTGCGCGTGCGCCGGGAGGGCACCGCGCGGGAGCCGGGACGTCCCGCGGCGCGCGTGCAGCTCGTGGGGACGGGCCGGCCCGACGCCCTGGCGGAGCTCCTCGTCCAGGCGGCCGCGGACGCGGGCGGTCCCGCGTCCGCGATGCTCACCCGCGGCACCTGGGCGCTCGTGCCGCCGGAGGTGCGGGCGCGGTACGCCCTGGTGACGGGCCGCGGGTGGGACTGGATGTGGTCGACCACCCCGCCGGCGCCGCAGCCGGGCGAGGACCGGGTGGCCCCCATGGGCACCGGTCGTGAGGACGAGGTGCGCGCCTGCCTCGCGGTCGCCTACCCCGAGACCAGCGCGGATCCCGGCGACCAGGCGCTGGCGTGGTGGGGGTACCGCGACGAGGACGGCCTGCTGCGCGGCGTCGTCGCCGTGCACGCCCCGGACGACGGCGGCATCCACCTCTCCGGGCTCGGCACCGACCAGCGCTGGCGCCGGCGCGGGGTGGCCTCGGCGATGATGGCCGCGGTGACCCGGTGGGGCCTCACCCAGCGCCCCTACGTGCACTACGGCATCTGGGCCGACAACGACGCGGCCCGGCGGGTGTACACCCGGCTCGGGTACCGCGTCGGGCACGAGGTGGAGAACCTCGCCCCGGAGGGCTGA
- the aspS gene encoding aspartate--tRNA ligase codes for MLRTHTAGSLRAADAGTTITLSGWVDRRRDHGGVAFIDLRDASGICQVVIRDEDVAHELRSEYVIQVRGAVALRPEGNANPALPTGEIEVIAEDVVVLNTAAPLPFQVSAHAEDGGQVGEEVRLKYRYLDLRRQGPAHALRLRAQANAAARRVLDAQDFVEIETPTLTRSTPEGARDFLVPARLSPGAWYALPQSPQLFKQLLMVAGMERYYQIARCYRDEDFRADRQPEFTQLDVEMSFVDQDDVIAVAEQVLASLWSLIGYDIPGPIPRMTYADAMARYGTDKPDLRFGLELTDLTAYFADTPFRVFQNPYVGAVVMPGGASQPRRTFDAWQEWAKQRGAKGLAYVTIAEDGTLGGPVAKNISEAERAGLAEAVGAQPGDCVFFAAGRPSEARALLGAARLEIGRRAGLIDSSEWSFLWVVDAPLFKPTGEDDDVAVGSGSWTAVHHAFTSPTPEWIDRFEESPGEALAYAYDIVCNGNEIGGGSIRIHRRDVQERVFAVMGIGEEEAREKFGFLLDAFAYGAPPHGGIAFGWDRIVSLLTGADSIRDVIAFPKSGGGYDPLTQAPAPITPEQRREAGVDAKPKTATDEG; via the coding sequence GTGCTCCGCACCCACACCGCAGGCTCCCTGCGCGCCGCCGACGCCGGCACCACCATCACCCTGTCCGGCTGGGTGGATCGCCGACGGGACCACGGCGGGGTCGCCTTCATCGACCTGCGCGACGCCTCCGGGATCTGCCAGGTGGTCATCCGGGACGAGGACGTCGCCCACGAGCTGCGCAGCGAGTACGTCATCCAGGTGCGCGGCGCGGTCGCGCTGCGCCCCGAGGGCAACGCCAACCCGGCGCTGCCCACCGGCGAGATCGAGGTGATCGCCGAGGACGTCGTCGTCCTCAACACCGCCGCGCCGCTGCCCTTCCAGGTCTCCGCGCACGCCGAGGACGGCGGGCAGGTGGGGGAGGAGGTCCGGCTCAAGTACCGCTACCTCGACCTGCGCCGCCAGGGACCGGCGCACGCCCTGCGCCTGCGCGCCCAGGCCAACGCCGCGGCCCGCCGCGTCCTCGACGCCCAGGACTTCGTGGAGATCGAGACCCCGACGCTCACCCGCTCCACGCCGGAGGGGGCGCGCGACTTCCTCGTGCCGGCCCGCCTGTCCCCGGGCGCCTGGTACGCCCTGCCGCAGTCGCCCCAGCTGTTCAAGCAGCTCCTCATGGTCGCCGGCATGGAGCGCTACTACCAGATCGCCCGCTGCTACCGCGACGAGGACTTCCGCGCGGACCGCCAGCCGGAGTTCACCCAGCTCGACGTCGAGATGAGCTTCGTCGACCAGGACGACGTCATCGCCGTCGCCGAGCAGGTGCTCGCCTCCCTGTGGTCGCTCATCGGCTACGACATCCCCGGGCCGATCCCGCGGATGACCTACGCCGACGCGATGGCGCGCTACGGCACGGACAAGCCGGACCTGCGGTTCGGCCTCGAGCTCACCGACCTCACCGCGTACTTCGCCGACACCCCGTTCCGGGTCTTCCAGAACCCCTACGTCGGAGCCGTCGTCATGCCGGGCGGCGCCTCGCAGCCCCGTCGCACGTTCGACGCGTGGCAGGAGTGGGCCAAGCAGCGCGGCGCGAAGGGCCTGGCCTACGTCACCATCGCCGAGGACGGCACCCTGGGCGGGCCCGTCGCCAAGAACATCTCCGAGGCCGAGCGCGCCGGCCTCGCCGAGGCCGTCGGCGCCCAGCCGGGCGACTGCGTGTTCTTCGCCGCCGGCCGCCCCTCCGAGGCGCGCGCCCTGCTCGGCGCCGCCCGCCTGGAGATCGGCCGCCGGGCCGGCCTCATCGACTCCTCCGAGTGGTCCTTCCTCTGGGTCGTCGACGCGCCCCTGTTCAAGCCCACGGGCGAGGACGACGACGTCGCCGTCGGGTCCGGGTCGTGGACCGCGGTGCACCACGCCTTCACCTCCCCGACGCCGGAGTGGATCGACCGGTTCGAGGAGTCGCCCGGCGAGGCGCTCGCCTACGCCTACGACATCGTGTGCAACGGCAACGAGATCGGCGGCGGGTCGATCCGTATCCACCGCCGGGACGTCCAGGAGCGCGTGTTCGCCGTCATGGGCATCGGTGAGGAGGAGGCGCGGGAGAAGTTCGGCTTCCTCCTCGACGCCTTCGCCTACGGCGCCCCGCCGCACGGCGGCATCGCGTTCGGCTGGGACCGGATCGTCTCCCTGCTCACCGGCGCGGACTCGATCCGCGACGTCATCGCGTTCCCCAAGTCCGGGGGCGGCTACGACCCGCTCACCCAGGCGCCGGCGCCCATCACGCCGGAGCAGCGCCGCGAGGCCGGCGTCGACGCCAAGCCCAAGACGGCGACCGACGAGGGCTGA
- a CDS encoding DEAD/DEAH box helicase — protein sequence MPSHASADLSGADFSELDITVPTTFADLGLPEHLLSAVLDLGFTIPTDIQAEAIPRLLSGRDVVGIAQTGTGKTAAFGLPLLAAVDANRASVQALVLAPTRELAVQVSDAIASFAARTPKLRVLPIYGGSSFTPQLRGLREGAQVVVGTPGRIIDLMERGTLDLSGVRFLVLDEADEMLRMGFADDVEKIAANVPASRRTALFSATMPAAIKKVAATHLTDPVRVAVSRPSSTTATVHQTFAVVPFRHKIGALARVLAVSDADAAIVFVRTKSAAEEVALELAGRGIQAAAISGDVAQREREKLIDRLRSGTLDVLVATDVAARGLDVERIGLVVNFDVPREAEGYVHRIGRTGRAGRSGEALTFLTPRERGRLSQIERLTGTALEEIRIPSPADVSAHKANVMLADVEARHAAGRLDLYRELIAVHEAQHGMDVYELAATLLAMAIGDGGPGTDVVEAPTTESSEFVQARFDSGSDREHVAGRGRSGGARSAGTGPRYRVEVGHRDGVQPGAIVGAITGEGGLRGSDLGKIDIFPSFSLVEINAELDAEASRRIGAARVAGRPLRIRPDAGPRRPQRDGGRPEGRTEHRGGGHRSAH from the coding sequence ATGCCCTCGCACGCCTCCGCTGACCTCTCCGGCGCCGACTTCTCCGAGCTCGACATCACCGTCCCCACGACGTTCGCCGACCTCGGGCTGCCCGAGCACCTGCTCTCCGCGGTGCTCGACCTCGGCTTCACCATCCCCACCGACATCCAGGCCGAGGCCATCCCCCGCCTGCTGTCCGGCCGCGACGTCGTGGGCATCGCCCAGACCGGCACCGGCAAGACCGCCGCGTTCGGCCTGCCGCTGCTCGCCGCCGTGGACGCCAACCGCGCCAGCGTCCAGGCGCTCGTGCTGGCCCCGACCCGCGAGCTCGCCGTCCAGGTGAGCGACGCCATCGCCTCCTTCGCGGCCCGCACGCCGAAGCTGCGCGTCCTGCCGATCTACGGCGGCTCGAGCTTCACGCCCCAGCTGCGCGGCCTGCGCGAGGGCGCCCAGGTGGTCGTCGGTACCCCGGGCCGGATCATCGACCTCATGGAGCGCGGCACCCTCGACCTCTCGGGCGTGCGCTTCCTCGTCCTCGACGAGGCCGACGAGATGCTCCGCATGGGCTTTGCCGACGACGTCGAGAAGATCGCCGCCAACGTCCCCGCCAGCCGCCGCACGGCGCTGTTCTCCGCGACGATGCCGGCCGCCATCAAGAAGGTCGCCGCCACCCACCTCACCGACCCGGTGCGCGTCGCGGTCTCGCGGCCCTCCTCGACGACGGCCACGGTCCACCAGACCTTCGCCGTCGTCCCCTTCCGTCACAAGATCGGCGCGCTGGCCCGCGTCCTCGCCGTGAGCGACGCCGACGCCGCCATCGTCTTCGTGCGCACCAAGTCCGCCGCCGAGGAGGTCGCCCTCGAGCTCGCCGGCCGCGGTATCCAGGCCGCCGCCATCTCCGGCGACGTCGCGCAGCGCGAGCGGGAGAAGCTCATCGACCGCCTGCGCTCCGGCACCCTCGACGTCCTCGTCGCCACCGACGTGGCGGCCCGTGGCCTCGACGTCGAGCGCATCGGGCTCGTCGTCAACTTCGACGTCCCCCGCGAGGCGGAGGGCTACGTCCACCGGATCGGCCGCACCGGCCGCGCCGGGCGCAGCGGCGAGGCCCTCACCTTCCTCACCCCCCGTGAGCGCGGGCGCCTGTCGCAGATCGAGCGGCTCACCGGCACCGCCCTCGAGGAGATCCGGATCCCCTCCCCCGCGGACGTCTCGGCGCACAAGGCCAACGTCATGCTCGCCGACGTCGAGGCCCGCCACGCGGCGGGACGCCTCGACCTGTACCGCGAGCTCATCGCGGTCCACGAGGCGCAGCACGGCATGGACGTCTACGAGCTCGCCGCGACCCTGCTCGCCATGGCCATCGGCGACGGCGGCCCGGGCACGGACGTCGTCGAGGCGCCGACCACCGAGTCGAGCGAGTTCGTCCAGGCGCGCTTCGACAGCGGCTCGGACCGCGAGCACGTCGCGGGCCGCGGTCGCTCCGGCGGCGCCCGGTCCGCCGGCACCGGCCCGCGCTACCGCGTCGAGGTCGGCCACCGCGACGGCGTCCAGCCCGGCGCGATCGTCGGCGCCATCACCGGCGAGGGCGGCCTGCGCGGCTCCGACCTGGGCAAGATCGACATCTTCCCCAGCTTCTCCCTCGTGGAGATCAACGCCGAGCTCGACGCCGAGGCGTCGCGCCGGATCGGTGCCGCCCGCGTCGCCGGCCGCCCGCTGCGGATCCGTCCCGACGCCGGACCCCGCCGCCCCCAGCGCGACGGTGGCCGGCCCGAGGGCCGCACCGAGCACCGCGGCGGCGGGCACCGTTCCGCGCACTGA
- a CDS encoding GTPase codes for MRRRAPEPDLGTRLGQLGHAVERAEGRLPEEVLAPARDVLERAAERQRLGAGLTVAAFLGATGSGKSSLLNRFVGADVARVDARRPTTRRPLAVVWGEDSAGDLLDWLDVPDRVERGAHRDLDGLVLLDLPDIDSTSAENRAVAARLAQRVDVLVWVVDPQKYADGVIHEEYLQQMTEHAEVSLVVLNQVDRLAPDDVDGVVAHLRELLARDGLGSVEVLLASARTGAGLADLTARLATVAREGRAARARLGADVATAAGAIAAASGADLTASRPGPVPARAADGLVRSAARAAGVETVAQAVRRSYVRRAVRHVGWPPLRWVARLRPDPLRRLHLDGAGTAPTSLPPVSSAHSAAVHADVHELVWSSTRHLPPRWRSQVLADAEGWVPGLVDELDRTVARADVGTERTPGWWRALGALQVLFLTAAIAGALWLGGLAGAGYLRLPVPETPMAGPLPWPTALLLGGVAAGVLLAVLGRLLARWRASRRAATVRRELTRAVDATVERGVLVPLADELERYDDVVVALRTARG; via the coding sequence GTGAGGCGGCGCGCCCCGGAACCCGACCTCGGGACCCGGCTCGGCCAGCTCGGCCACGCCGTCGAGCGCGCCGAGGGGCGCCTGCCCGAGGAGGTCCTCGCCCCCGCGCGGGACGTCCTCGAGCGCGCGGCCGAGCGCCAGCGCCTCGGCGCCGGGCTCACCGTCGCGGCGTTCCTCGGGGCCACCGGCTCCGGCAAGTCGAGCCTGCTCAACCGGTTCGTCGGCGCCGACGTGGCCCGGGTGGACGCCCGCCGCCCCACCACCCGGCGCCCCCTCGCCGTCGTCTGGGGCGAGGACAGCGCGGGGGACCTCCTCGACTGGCTCGACGTGCCGGACCGCGTCGAGCGCGGCGCGCACCGCGACCTCGACGGCCTGGTGCTGCTCGACCTGCCCGACATCGACTCCACGTCGGCCGAGAACCGGGCCGTCGCCGCCCGGCTCGCCCAGCGCGTCGACGTCCTCGTCTGGGTCGTCGACCCGCAGAAGTACGCCGACGGCGTCATCCACGAGGAGTACCTCCAGCAGATGACCGAGCACGCCGAGGTGAGCCTCGTCGTCCTCAACCAGGTGGACCGGCTCGCCCCCGACGACGTCGACGGCGTCGTGGCCCACCTGCGCGAGCTCCTCGCCCGGGACGGGCTCGGCTCGGTGGAGGTGCTCCTCGCGTCCGCCCGGACCGGCGCGGGCCTCGCGGACCTCACCGCGCGGCTGGCGACCGTCGCCCGCGAGGGGCGCGCGGCCCGAGCCCGCCTCGGCGCGGACGTCGCCACCGCGGCGGGTGCCATCGCCGCCGCGTCCGGGGCCGACCTCACGGCCTCGCGCCCCGGCCCGGTGCCCGCGCGGGCCGCCGACGGCCTCGTTCGCTCCGCCGCGCGGGCGGCCGGCGTGGAGACCGTCGCGCAGGCGGTGCGCCGCTCCTACGTGCGGCGGGCCGTGCGGCACGTGGGCTGGCCGCCGCTGCGGTGGGTCGCCCGGCTGCGCCCCGACCCGCTGCGCCGCCTCCACCTCGACGGCGCGGGCACCGCGCCCACCTCGCTGCCGCCGGTGTCGTCCGCGCACAGCGCCGCCGTGCACGCGGACGTCCACGAGCTCGTGTGGTCGAGCACGCGGCACCTGCCGCCGCGGTGGCGTTCCCAGGTCCTCGCCGACGCCGAGGGGTGGGTCCCTGGGCTGGTCGACGAGCTCGACCGCACCGTGGCGCGCGCCGACGTGGGTACCGAGCGCACCCCGGGCTGGTGGCGCGCCCTCGGCGCCCTGCAGGTGCTCTTCCTCACCGCGGCGATCGCCGGTGCCCTGTGGCTCGGTGGGCTCGCCGGCGCCGGGTACCTCCGGCTCCCCGTCCCCGAGACGCCGATGGCGGGCCCCCTCCCGTGGCCGACGGCGCTCCTCCTCGGGGGCGTCGCGGCGGGGGTCCTCCTCGCCGTCCTCGGCCGCCTTCTCGCGCGCTGGCGCGCCTCGCGGCGGGCGGCGACGGTGCGCCGCGAGCTCACCCGCGCGGTCGACGCGACCGTCGAGCGGGGCGTCCTCGTCCCCCTGGCGGACGAGCTCGAGCGCTACGACGACGTCGTCGTCGCCCTGCGCACCGCCCGGGGCTGA
- a CDS encoding dynamin family protein, producing the protein MSTAPADGAAGQPGAPEAVSALRALSALLADVRLPLEVPGVPASRALRSGVVDQLDDYVIPRFASLEAPLLAVVGGSTGAGKSTLVNSLVRAEVSYASAIRPTTRRPVLVHHPADAAWFEDGRILPHLARVRAADRPAAPGGTGEAMHAELELRAVDSVPPGLALLDAPDIDSVVSENRALAAQLLAAADLWLFVTTAARYADAVPWALLREAAARRVVVGIVLDRVPPGDAADVRADLAAHLVTENLAHAPLFVVSETARDTRGMLPEADVAHVRSWLQGLAADAHTRAAVARQTLLGAVGAALGRAQEVAGAAGEQVAEATALADAVHDAYTAAVERVMDTTADGTLLRGEVLARWQEFVGTGEWFRSLEASIGRLRDRITDAFRGRPAPQTRVAEAVESGLVTLIVAEAERAALDARRAWQADPAGRALLDAPEAALADPAGARAGLAERVEVEVRAWQQGILDRVRTEGEDRRTRARMLSLGVNVSGVSLMLVVFALSGGITGAEFGVAGGTAVVGQKVLEMVFGDQAVREMAAAASEDLRRRTGRLFAEEAYAHTGRLDALGIDREAPVAVAAAIDRVRAGLHAAGMSR; encoded by the coding sequence ATGAGCACCGCACCGGCCGACGGCGCGGCGGGCCAGCCCGGCGCGCCCGAGGCGGTGAGCGCCCTGCGCGCCCTCAGCGCCCTCCTCGCCGACGTGCGCCTGCCGCTCGAGGTCCCCGGCGTCCCGGCGTCGCGCGCCCTGCGGTCCGGCGTGGTCGACCAGCTCGACGACTACGTCATCCCCCGGTTCGCCTCGCTCGAGGCGCCCCTGCTCGCCGTCGTCGGCGGGTCGACCGGTGCGGGCAAGTCGACCCTGGTCAATTCCCTCGTGCGGGCCGAGGTGTCCTACGCGTCGGCGATCCGCCCGACGACGCGGCGCCCGGTCCTCGTCCACCACCCCGCCGACGCCGCCTGGTTCGAGGACGGCCGGATCCTCCCGCACCTCGCCCGGGTGCGGGCCGCCGACCGGCCCGCCGCGCCCGGCGGCACGGGCGAGGCCATGCACGCCGAGCTCGAGCTGCGCGCCGTCGACAGCGTCCCGCCCGGGCTCGCGCTCCTCGACGCCCCCGACATCGACTCGGTCGTCTCCGAGAACCGCGCCCTCGCGGCGCAGCTCCTCGCGGCGGCCGACCTGTGGCTCTTCGTCACCACGGCGGCCCGGTACGCCGACGCCGTCCCCTGGGCGCTCCTGCGCGAGGCCGCCGCGCGCCGGGTGGTCGTCGGCATCGTCCTCGACCGGGTGCCCCCCGGTGACGCCGCGGACGTGCGGGCGGACCTCGCGGCGCACCTCGTCACCGAGAACCTCGCCCACGCGCCGCTCTTCGTCGTCTCCGAGACCGCCCGGGACACCCGCGGCATGCTCCCCGAGGCCGACGTCGCCCACGTCCGCTCCTGGCTGCAGGGCCTCGCCGCGGACGCCCACACGCGCGCCGCGGTGGCCCGGCAGACCCTGCTCGGCGCGGTGGGCGCGGCGCTGGGCCGCGCCCAGGAGGTGGCCGGTGCCGCCGGCGAGCAGGTGGCCGAGGCCACCGCGTTGGCCGACGCCGTCCACGACGCCTACACCGCCGCCGTGGAGCGCGTGATGGACACGACGGCCGACGGCACGCTGCTGCGCGGCGAGGTCCTCGCCCGGTGGCAGGAGTTCGTCGGCACGGGGGAGTGGTTCCGCAGCCTCGAGGCCTCGATCGGGCGCCTGCGCGACCGCATCACCGACGCCTTCCGCGGGCGGCCCGCGCCGCAGACCCGCGTCGCCGAGGCGGTGGAGTCCGGCCTCGTCACGCTCATCGTCGCCGAGGCCGAGCGCGCCGCGCTCGACGCCCGCCGCGCCTGGCAGGCCGACCCCGCCGGCCGGGCTCTCCTCGACGCGCCGGAGGCCGCCCTGGCGGACCCGGCCGGCGCCCGCGCCGGGCTCGCCGAACGCGTCGAGGTCGAGGTCCGGGCCTGGCAGCAGGGGATCCTCGACCGCGTCCGCACCGAGGGCGAGGACCGGCGCACCCGCGCCCGGATGCTCTCCCTCGGCGTCAACGTCTCGGGCGTGAGCCTCATGCTCGTCGTCTTCGCCCTCTCCGGCGGCATCACCGGCGCGGAGTTCGGCGTCGCCGGCGGCACCGCCGTCGTCGGGCAGAAGGTCCTCGAGATGGTCTTCGGCGACCAGGCCGTGCGCGAGATGGCCGCCGCCGCGAGCGAGGACCTGCGCCGGCGGACGGGCCGGCTGTTCGCCGAGGAGGCGTACGCCCACACGGGCCGGCTCGACGCCCTGGGCATCGACCGCGAGGCGCCCGTGGCCGTCGCCGCCGCCATCGACCGCGTCCGCGCCGGGCTGCACGCCGCGGGGATGTCCCGGTGA
- the hisS gene encoding histidine--tRNA ligase, with protein MARPTPLSGFPEWLPADRAVEAHVLDVLRRTFELHSFAGIETRAVEPLGELLRKGETSKEVYVLSRLQGEAGDDHAGDKRLGLHFDLTVPLARYVLEHAGTLAFPFKRYQIQKVWRGERPQDGRFREFTQADIDVVGADTLPFHYEVELPLVMAEALSALPIPPVRIAVNNRKIAQGFYEGIGLDDVDGALRAIDKLAKIGPDAVAELLQRDAGATPEQARAALDLASISGTDASVADRVRALGVRTDLLEEGLGELVALVTAAAERAPGVVVADLSIARGLDYYTGSVYETTLVGHEDLGSICSGGRYDSLASDGSRTYPGVGLSIGVSRLVARILSADLARATRAVPAAVLVAVASEEDRPASDAVAARLRAGGVPVEVAPAAAKFGKQIRHADRRGIPYVWFPGADGDEVKDIRSGDQVGADAQTWRPPADDLWPRVVAAERGTS; from the coding sequence ATGGCACGTCCTACCCCCCTGTCCGGATTCCCCGAGTGGCTCCCCGCCGACCGCGCCGTCGAGGCCCACGTCCTCGACGTCCTGCGCCGTACCTTCGAGCTCCACTCCTTCGCCGGCATCGAGACGCGCGCGGTCGAGCCGCTCGGCGAGCTGCTGCGCAAGGGGGAGACGTCCAAGGAGGTCTACGTCCTCTCGCGGCTCCAGGGCGAGGCGGGGGACGACCACGCCGGCGACAAGCGCCTCGGGCTCCACTTCGACCTCACCGTCCCGCTCGCCCGGTACGTACTCGAGCACGCGGGCACCCTCGCGTTCCCCTTCAAGCGGTACCAGATCCAGAAGGTGTGGCGCGGTGAGCGGCCCCAGGATGGGCGCTTCCGGGAGTTCACCCAGGCGGACATCGACGTCGTGGGCGCCGACACGCTGCCGTTCCACTACGAGGTGGAGCTGCCCCTGGTCATGGCCGAGGCGCTGAGCGCCCTGCCCATCCCGCCGGTGCGCATCGCGGTGAACAACCGCAAGATCGCCCAGGGGTTCTACGAGGGCATCGGCCTGGACGACGTCGACGGCGCCCTGCGTGCCATCGACAAGCTCGCCAAGATCGGGCCGGACGCCGTCGCCGAGCTCCTCCAGCGCGACGCCGGCGCCACCCCGGAGCAGGCCCGCGCCGCCCTCGACCTCGCCTCGATCAGCGGGACGGACGCGTCCGTCGCCGACCGCGTCCGCGCGCTGGGGGTGCGTACCGACCTCCTCGAGGAGGGGCTCGGTGAGCTCGTCGCGCTCGTCACCGCCGCCGCCGAGCGCGCCCCGGGCGTCGTGGTCGCGGACCTGTCCATCGCCCGGGGCCTCGACTACTACACCGGGTCGGTCTACGAGACCACGCTCGTGGGTCACGAGGACCTCGGCTCGATCTGCTCGGGTGGGCGGTACGACTCCCTCGCCTCCGACGGCTCCCGGACCTACCCGGGCGTCGGGCTGTCCATCGGCGTGAGCCGGCTGGTGGCGCGCATCCTCAGCGCGGACCTCGCCCGCGCCACCCGCGCGGTGCCCGCCGCCGTCCTTGTCGCCGTCGCCTCGGAGGAGGACCGCCCCGCCAGCGACGCCGTCGCGGCGCGCCTGCGCGCCGGCGGCGTGCCGGTGGAGGTGGCCCCGGCCGCGGCGAAGTTCGGCAAGCAGATCCGGCACGCGGACCGCCGCGGCATCCCGTACGTGTGGTTCCCCGGCGCCGACGGCGACGAGGTCAAGGACATCCGCAGCGGCGACCAGGTGGGCGCGGACGCGCAGACGTGGCGCCCGCCCGCCGACGACCTGTGGCCGCGCGTCGTCGCGGCCGAGCGCGGGACGTCATGA
- a CDS encoding MBL fold metallo-hydrolase, which yields MLIQRVLAPVLEANCYVVAAGPGRPALVVDPGAGSAGVVRGALERHGLVVGAVAVTHGHPDHLWDAAEVAGDAPVLVAEADLPRLDDPAAWLGSPMVDLFRSLAATPWRTPAHPAVLAPGRHELVDGVVVEAVPAPGHTPGSTLLVLVGAARGEPGPHGTPPDADVVLTGDVLFAGSVGRTDLPGGDPQAHNATLRAIAARFPDSTTILPGHGPTSSVGAERAANPYLAAALRV from the coding sequence ATGCTCATCCAGCGCGTCCTCGCGCCCGTGCTCGAGGCCAACTGCTACGTCGTCGCCGCCGGGCCGGGGCGCCCCGCGCTCGTCGTCGACCCGGGGGCCGGCTCGGCGGGGGTGGTACGCGGCGCGCTCGAGCGCCACGGCCTGGTGGTGGGCGCCGTCGCCGTCACGCACGGCCACCCCGACCACCTGTGGGACGCCGCGGAGGTCGCCGGGGACGCCCCGGTCCTCGTCGCCGAGGCGGACCTGCCCCGCCTCGACGACCCGGCCGCCTGGCTCGGGAGCCCGATGGTGGACCTGTTCCGGTCGCTGGCGGCGACCCCTTGGCGCACCCCGGCCCACCCGGCGGTTCTGGCCCCGGGGCGGCACGAGCTCGTCGACGGCGTCGTGGTCGAGGCCGTCCCCGCCCCGGGCCACACGCCCGGGAGCACCCTGCTCGTCCTGGTCGGGGCGGCCCGAGGGGAGCCCGGGCCCCACGGGACGCCGCCCGACGCCGACGTCGTCCTCACGGGCGACGTGCTCTTCGCCGGCTCCGTCGGGCGCACCGACCTGCCCGGCGGCGATCCGCAGGCCCACAACGCCACCCTGCGGGCGATCGCCGCCCGGTTCCCCGACAGCACGACGATCCTGCCCGGGCACGGTCCCACGAGCTCGGTCGGCGCGGAGCGCGCCGCGAACCCCTACCTCGCCGCCGCCCTGCGCGTCTGA
- a CDS encoding peptidylprolyl isomerase produces MTPSSRQQREYERRRVEKWQARQRARQIRRRQRLVIGGVLAGVAVVGIVVALLLLNRPDDGADPAATATATPSATPSAAPTASAEPLPTTDPQLYDAAPDPAEAEGRTWEATLTTSAGDIGIELDGAAAPQATASFLRLARDGFYTGTACHRLLPDSLLQCGDPTATGTGGPGYGFGPIENAPEDDLYPAGTVAMARQGNNGESMGSQFFLVFEDVTLPSDDAGGYTVFGRITSGLELLQEVATQGTVPGTEQPVVPVTIEGVTVQ; encoded by the coding sequence ATGACCCCGAGCAGTAGGCAGCAGCGCGAGTACGAGCGTCGCCGCGTGGAGAAGTGGCAGGCCCGCCAACGGGCGAGGCAGATCCGGCGGCGCCAGCGTCTCGTCATCGGCGGCGTCCTCGCCGGGGTCGCGGTGGTGGGCATCGTCGTCGCCCTGCTCCTCCTCAACCGGCCGGACGACGGCGCCGACCCCGCGGCCACCGCCACGGCCACGCCGAGCGCCACGCCGAGCGCCGCGCCGACGGCGTCCGCGGAGCCCCTGCCGACGACGGACCCCCAGCTGTACGACGCGGCGCCCGACCCCGCCGAGGCCGAGGGCCGCACGTGGGAGGCGACGCTGACCACGAGCGCCGGGGACATCGGGATCGAGCTCGACGGCGCCGCCGCCCCGCAGGCGACGGCGAGCTTCCTCCGCCTGGCGCGTGACGGGTTCTACACCGGCACCGCGTGCCACCGCCTGCTGCCCGACTCGCTCCTGCAGTGCGGCGACCCGACCGCCACCGGGACGGGGGGCCCGGGGTACGGCTTCGGGCCGATCGAGAACGCGCCCGAGGACGACCTCTACCCCGCCGGCACCGTCGCCATGGCGCGCCAGGGCAACAACGGCGAGTCCATGGGCAGCCAGTTCTTCCTCGTCTTCGAGGACGTCACCCTGCCGTCCGACGACGCGGGCGGCTACACCGTGTTCGGCCGCATCACCAGCGGGCTCGAGCTCCTCCAGGAGGTCGCCACCCAGGGGACCGTACCTGGCACCGAGCAGCCCGTTGTCCCCGTCACCATCGAAGGAGTGACCGTCCAGTGA